The Hyperthermus butylicus DSM 5456 genome includes a region encoding these proteins:
- a CDS encoding ABC transporter ATP-binding protein, with the protein METAVRAENLHKVYPGGVHALRGLSFTVFDGEIYGLVGPNGSGKTTTLRILATLLRPTSGKVLIYNIDVLSEPAKVRSLIAYLPEDAGVYRRLKGIEIIELFAKTRFKSSRDREAFIDEAARLSGLSWEELERPAGGYSKGMKRRLLLAITLALRPRLLILDEPTSGLDVMQSMRMRRMILRYNREHNITVLLSSHNMLEVEFLCNRVGIIYGGRLLAEGSPRELKEKFSAENLEQVFEKITGGVNA; encoded by the coding sequence TTGGAGACCGCTGTACGGGCTGAAAACCTTCACAAGGTCTACCCAGGTGGAGTTCACGCGCTAAGAGGCCTCTCCTTCACGGTATTCGATGGCGAAATATACGGGCTAGTTGGGCCTAACGGCTCGGGGAAGACAACTACACTACGCATACTTGCCACGCTTTTACGTCCAACCTCGGGGAAAGTGCTAATCTACAACATAGACGTACTCTCGGAGCCAGCGAAGGTGAGAAGCCTCATAGCATACCTCCCAGAGGATGCAGGAGTTTACCGAAGGCTAAAAGGTATCGAGATTATAGAACTCTTTGCGAAGACCCGGTTCAAGAGTAGCCGCGACCGTGAAGCCTTCATAGACGAGGCTGCTCGGCTCTCTGGGCTTAGCTGGGAGGAACTTGAGAGGCCTGCTGGAGGCTATAGTAAGGGCATGAAGCGTCGTCTCTTGCTCGCAATAACTCTTGCATTAAGGCCTCGACTACTGATACTTGACGAGCCTACATCTGGTCTCGACGTGATGCAGAGTATGCGCATGAGGAGGATGATACTACGCTACAACCGAGAACACAACATCACAGTATTACTGAGCAGCCATAACATGCTTGAGGTTGAGTTTCTCTGCAACCGCGTGGGCATAATTTACGGCGGCAGGCTACTCGCCGAGGGCTCTCCAAGGGAGCTGAAGGAGAAGTTCTCGGCAGAGAACCTCGAGCAAGTATTCGAGAAGATTACGGGAGGTGTTAACGCATGA
- a CDS encoding ABC transporter permease, whose amino-acid sequence MIGVLAVKEIKSILRDRAFIASLIIAPMLIIMLGQFTTQAIEEAAKTRTEALTKTHIAVVGLDKGDLWREIISELTRTTNIHMDIVEGDPIRLMESYDIVIVFPEEFSRNISSGYPATVHVYGSVAPTSIAELASHPALVLASLISETASRIIANRLGVTPTFIGSPVKTGIYIELPRIGLVDEQELQALYNTITMMIYVPLFALIMVAQVSATSMAYERAEKTLELLLSQPISRSSIVWAKIVGSFAIGLLEAAVFSAAMLYYSEAVAPGAGFKAVFADPSLLVLFAAGLLVASLLIATVAMLIGSLAEDVRAAQSTIGVIVAPLFVMAISIMFIGLPPGAKAYAVAAIPASAPMVALYSGLKASYSIALASLAFNTVYTVAAVYAMSRLVSSERILIGFGLKLRRLGR is encoded by the coding sequence ATGATCGGCGTGCTTGCTGTTAAGGAGATAAAAAGTATTCTGAGGGATAGAGCGTTTATAGCCAGCCTAATAATAGCCCCTATGCTAATAATTATGCTCGGCCAGTTCACGACACAAGCAATAGAAGAGGCCGCCAAGACGAGAACTGAAGCACTCACAAAGACCCACATAGCCGTTGTTGGACTAGACAAGGGTGACCTCTGGCGCGAGATTATCAGCGAGCTAACCAGGACTACGAATATACACATGGATATCGTTGAGGGTGACCCAATCAGGCTGATGGAGAGCTATGACATTGTCATAGTGTTCCCGGAAGAGTTCAGCAGGAACATATCCTCCGGATACCCAGCCACCGTGCATGTATATGGCTCGGTAGCCCCCACATCAATCGCAGAACTCGCCTCACATCCTGCCTTGGTACTGGCATCACTGATATCTGAAACTGCTAGCAGAATTATCGCCAACAGGCTAGGTGTAACACCTACCTTTATAGGCTCGCCGGTGAAAACGGGTATATACATAGAACTGCCGAGAATAGGGCTTGTTGACGAACAAGAGCTGCAAGCACTCTATAACACAATAACGATGATGATATATGTCCCCCTCTTCGCTTTGATAATGGTTGCCCAGGTTTCGGCAACAAGCATGGCCTATGAAAGGGCCGAGAAGACTCTCGAGCTACTACTTTCCCAGCCAATTAGTAGGAGTTCTATCGTATGGGCAAAAATTGTCGGCTCATTTGCCATAGGGTTGCTAGAGGCTGCTGTGTTCTCAGCTGCAATGCTCTACTACTCTGAGGCTGTTGCACCAGGTGCTGGGTTTAAGGCTGTATTTGCTGACCCCAGCCTCCTAGTCCTATTCGCTGCTGGTCTCCTGGTAGCATCGCTGCTAATAGCCACAGTTGCAATGCTTATTGGCAGCCTTGCAGAGGATGTGAGAGCTGCACAGTCAACTATAGGCGTTATTGTAGCACCTCTCTTCGTGATGGCGATATCTATCATGTTTATAGGCTTGCCACCCGGCGCCAAGGCATATGCTGTGGCAGCCATACCGGCCTCAGCGCCCATGGTGGCGCTATACTCTGGCCTCAAAGCATCGTATAGTATTGCTCTGGCATCTCTGGCATTCAACACTGTCTATACTGTCGCAGCAGTATATGCTATGTCGCGATTGGTATCGAGTGAGCGCATACTAATAGGGTTCGGGCTAAAGTTGAGACGCCTGGGGCGGTGA
- a CDS encoding signal recognition particle protein Srp19 produces MSKEYRGRRIVLWPANIDSTLSRSEGRKIPLRDAVRKPRVEEIVEAANRLGLNPTVEEAAYPRSWWEQRKRVVVDKVGSKLNTLRMIAQEVKKLREERRRLGK; encoded by the coding sequence TTGAGTAAAGAGTATCGGGGCAGGAGGATTGTGCTCTGGCCAGCAAATATTGACTCTACGCTTTCTAGGTCTGAGGGCAGGAAGATACCATTGAGAGATGCTGTTAGGAAGCCAAGGGTTGAGGAAATAGTTGAGGCTGCCAATAGGCTGGGCCTAAACCCAACAGTTGAGGAGGCAGCTTATCCCCGTAGCTGGTGGGAGCAGCGTAAAAGAGTGGTTGTGGATAAGGTTGGCTCCAAGCTTAACACTTTACGTATGATAGCTCAAGAGGTAAAGAAGCTTAGGGAGGAGAGGAGGAGGCTAGGTAAGTAG
- the pyrC gene encoding dihydroorotase: MPELAICGHLVDGYGVYGSGCINIEGDRIASVTSEPRAPERLDYRDMGGIVLPGMIDLHVHLRGLKLSYKEDEATSTRAAAASGITLVADMPNTMPPLRSKSAIDAKLAALRRMSLVDYAVYAGVPDEPEEARGLAELPIAGFKVYPEDLEERRGTLRRIARLHKLLILHAEHPVALKSIVEAEDTRAAMRGCWAELAGLMEVLDLGPARLHVTHASCPSTVLAAKKVGATVDATPHHLFYSLRGSDCGWRVNPPLRSKAERLSMLKLLAEGMVDALASDHAPHLLRERIDPLSCSPGFAWLDSWPLLAACLVASGTLSLQDYARLTSLNPARILGIDSVYGSLQPGMRANIVVIKLERWHRPARIYSKGENPIENIIEVCAALKAVIVGGTLVYLDGEFTGEKPETVNAIEYASTYLASSSPP, translated from the coding sequence GTGCCAGAACTAGCCATCTGCGGCCACCTCGTAGATGGCTATGGCGTCTACGGGAGTGGTTGCATCAACATTGAGGGAGACAGGATAGCTTCGGTAACAAGTGAGCCCAGGGCGCCGGAGAGGCTCGACTACCGAGATATGGGCGGCATAGTACTGCCCGGCATGATAGACCTCCACGTTCACCTAAGGGGGCTCAAGCTATCCTACAAGGAGGACGAGGCTACTAGTACACGTGCAGCCGCAGCCTCGGGCATAACGCTCGTGGCAGACATGCCGAATACCATGCCGCCACTAAGGTCGAAGAGTGCTATTGATGCTAAGCTTGCCGCGCTAAGGAGGATGAGCCTCGTAGACTATGCTGTCTACGCCGGGGTACCTGACGAGCCCGAAGAGGCGCGGGGGCTCGCAGAGCTGCCTATTGCAGGGTTCAAGGTTTATCCCGAAGACCTGGAGGAGAGGAGAGGCACACTACGAAGGATAGCTAGGCTACACAAGCTACTAATCCTTCACGCAGAGCACCCCGTGGCGTTGAAGAGCATAGTAGAAGCCGAGGATACGAGGGCTGCTATGAGGGGCTGCTGGGCCGAACTCGCTGGGCTCATGGAGGTACTAGATCTTGGTCCGGCGAGGCTCCATGTAACCCATGCTAGCTGCCCCAGCACTGTGCTAGCAGCCAAGAAGGTGGGTGCAACAGTTGATGCTACGCCGCACCACCTCTTCTACAGCCTCCGAGGCAGCGATTGTGGATGGAGGGTTAACCCACCCCTGCGCAGCAAGGCTGAGCGCCTATCCATGCTCAAACTCCTAGCAGAAGGCATGGTGGACGCGTTGGCGAGCGATCATGCACCCCACTTGCTGCGGGAGAGGATAGACCCCCTATCCTGTAGCCCGGGCTTTGCATGGCTCGACTCATGGCCTCTACTTGCGGCTTGTCTTGTAGCCTCTGGCACTCTAAGTCTCCAGGATTACGCGCGTTTGACATCTCTAAATCCTGCAAGGATACTCGGCATAGACTCCGTCTACGGCTCCCTGCAGCCGGGCATGAGGGCGAACATAGTGGTCATCAAGCTCGAGCGTTGGCACCGGCCAGCAAGAATCTACAGCAAGGGTGAAAACCCAATAGAGAACATTATCGAGGTATGTGCTGCACTGAAGGCAGTAATCGTGGGAGGCACGCTTGTCTACCTTGATGGCGAGTTTACTGGCGAGAAACCTGAAACAGTTAACGCTATAGAATACGCCTCTACTTACCTAGCCTCCTCCTCTCCTCCCTAA
- a CDS encoding dihydroorotate dehydrogenase, with amino-acid sequence MQRYSYHSVELVRILWRGPRQVMLEYRYLDSAPSLSPGQFILFWVPGSEAIPLTPLYSDASRLVLLVVERGPTTARLVSSPPRHAGVIAVLGRRFTYRGDEMVFLAGGVGVAAVAMAAREAAQSGVRVTVFYGARSAGELAPVEEFLGGARVIYATDDGSRGLRGTVLDALHASGLRVGDVYTVVAGPKPLLCRAYSEAAEAGQLERLALSIETMVRCGLGFCGSCTIPCTGMLLCRDGPVVPAVRLGCWVVRECQN; translated from the coding sequence GTGCAACGCTACAGCTACCATAGCGTTGAGCTTGTGCGCATACTATGGCGAGGTCCGCGTCAGGTTATGCTAGAGTATCGCTACCTAGACAGTGCCCCGTCTCTCTCGCCGGGACAGTTTATACTGTTCTGGGTTCCAGGCTCAGAGGCCATACCGTTGACACCCCTCTACAGTGATGCTAGTAGATTGGTTCTGCTAGTAGTTGAGCGGGGCCCGACTACTGCCAGGCTCGTCTCGTCGCCTCCGCGCCATGCTGGCGTCATAGCTGTTCTGGGTAGGCGGTTCACCTACCGCGGGGACGAGATGGTGTTCCTAGCCGGTGGCGTTGGCGTGGCAGCTGTGGCTATGGCTGCGAGGGAGGCAGCGCAGTCAGGTGTAAGGGTTACAGTTTTCTATGGTGCCCGTAGTGCCGGCGAGCTAGCACCCGTCGAGGAGTTCCTAGGCGGTGCCAGGGTCATCTACGCGACGGATGATGGTAGCCGAGGACTCCGGGGAACAGTGCTTGACGCACTTCACGCCAGCGGGCTCCGTGTAGGCGATGTATACACGGTTGTTGCTGGCCCAAAACCCCTACTGTGCAGGGCTTACAGCGAGGCCGCTGAGGCTGGGCAGCTGGAACGGCTTGCCCTCAGCATAGAGACAATGGTTAGATGTGGCCTCGGCTTCTGTGGGAGCTGCACCATACCCTGCACAGGCATGCTGCTCTGCCGTGACGGTCCCGTAGTTCCGGCTGTTAGGCTTGGCTGCTGGGTGGTGAGGGAGTGCCAGAACTAG
- the pyrI gene encoding aspartate carbamoyltransferase regulatory subunit, giving the protein MESGSGLLVRRIREGTVIDHIPAGRALTVLKILGITGREGARIAVVMNVESRKLGRKDIVKIEGRHLSPEEVDKIALVAPRATINIIHDYRVVAKRRVTVPDIVEGILMCPNPSCITRVGREPVKPRFRVVSRQPLVLQCVYCGTLVSEEDVAEQLAEGG; this is encoded by the coding sequence TTGGAGAGCGGGTCAGGCCTCCTGGTTAGGAGGATACGTGAGGGAACCGTGATAGACCATATACCTGCAGGTAGGGCTTTGACTGTGTTAAAGATACTGGGCATAACTGGGCGCGAGGGAGCTAGGATAGCTGTTGTGATGAATGTTGAGAGTCGGAAGCTTGGCCGGAAAGATATCGTGAAGATTGAGGGTCGCCACCTTAGCCCCGAGGAGGTGGATAAGATAGCATTGGTAGCTCCGAGGGCTACAATAAACATTATCCATGACTACCGTGTCGTGGCGAAGCGTCGTGTCACAGTGCCAGACATTGTTGAGGGTATACTGATGTGCCCCAATCCGTCCTGCATAACGAGGGTTGGGAGGGAGCCGGTGAAGCCGAGATTCCGTGTAGTGTCGAGGCAGCCACTGGTGCTCCAGTGCGTCTATTGTGGTACCCTCGTATCGGAGGAGGATGTGGCCGAGCAATTAGCTGAGGGAGGCTAG
- the pyrB gene encoding aspartate carbamoyltransferase, with product MGSGSGWKGRDVISILDFDRDSLEQLFEVADKFSSLLRERGRIPLLEGYIVALAFFEPSTRTRLSFETAAKRLGADTIGFTSEEAISIAKGETLADTIRMLDSYADMIVLRHRYEGAALYAAEIAEHPVINAGDGKQHHPTQAMLDLYTVRKLFGTIDGLTYGVLGDLRYGRAASSFILALTIYRPRMIYLISPPLLRVRPEVRMVLDERGMRYREVESLEEVLGELDVLYVTRIQRERFPDQREYEKVRGSYRVTLELLEQHARRELRILHPLPRVDEIAPEVDGTPYAAYFEQARNGVPVRMALLALIAGREV from the coding sequence TTGGGCTCTGGCTCGGGCTGGAAGGGCCGGGATGTAATTAGCATCCTAGATTTTGACCGGGATAGCCTTGAGCAGCTCTTCGAGGTCGCTGACAAGTTCTCCTCCCTGCTCAGGGAGAGGGGGCGCATACCACTCCTAGAAGGTTATATTGTCGCCTTAGCCTTCTTTGAGCCCTCCACGAGGACCAGGCTGAGCTTTGAAACAGCCGCGAAGAGGCTAGGGGCAGACACTATAGGGTTTACGAGCGAAGAGGCTATCAGTATAGCCAAGGGAGAAACACTAGCCGATACTATACGTATGCTCGACTCCTATGCGGATATGATAGTGTTAAGGCACCGCTACGAGGGAGCAGCACTCTATGCTGCCGAAATAGCAGAACACCCGGTGATAAATGCTGGCGATGGTAAACAACATCACCCAACGCAGGCAATGCTCGACCTCTACACGGTCAGGAAGCTTTTCGGTACAATAGACGGGCTCACCTATGGGGTTCTCGGCGATCTCCGCTACGGGAGGGCCGCCTCGAGCTTCATATTGGCCCTGACAATCTATCGGCCTAGAATGATTTACCTTATTTCGCCGCCTCTGTTGAGAGTGAGGCCCGAGGTACGCATGGTACTTGACGAGAGAGGGATGAGGTATAGGGAGGTTGAGAGCCTCGAGGAAGTTCTAGGCGAGCTAGACGTCCTCTACGTGACGCGTATCCAGCGGGAGAGGTTTCCGGATCAACGCGAGTACGAGAAGGTCCGGGGGAGCTACCGCGTTACACTGGAGCTGCTAGAACAGCATGCTAGGAGGGAGCTGCGTATCCTTCACCCGTTGCCAAGAGTTGATGAGATAGCGCCGGAGGTAGACGGGACCCCATACGCTGCCTACTTTGAACAAGCCCGTAACGGTGTGCCAGTCCGTATGGCGCTCCTAGCTCTCATAGCTGGCCGGGAGGTGTAG
- the pyrE gene encoding orotate phosphoribosyltransferase yields the protein MNSYALDLADVLVEAGAIRFGEFRLSSGSTSPIYIDMRIVPSKPQLFRRVLGMLAEKLNDVREVDVVVGVATAGIIWATGLALLSEKPLAYVRPKRKEHGLQRVVEGIVEGRRVLVVDDVATTGSSLASAVESLREAGAEPVAAMVIVDREQGAVERLADYGVKLYSLATLREIIHAMVVKGYLDPAEATRLINLLYGESL from the coding sequence GTGAACAGCTATGCACTAGATCTAGCTGATGTGCTTGTCGAGGCTGGTGCGATAAGGTTTGGAGAGTTTAGACTCTCCAGCGGCTCCACAAGCCCTATCTACATCGATATGAGAATTGTGCCTTCGAAGCCACAACTGTTCCGCCGTGTACTAGGCATGCTTGCCGAAAAGCTTAACGATGTCAGGGAGGTTGATGTTGTTGTTGGTGTGGCAACGGCAGGCATTATCTGGGCTACGGGGCTCGCGCTCCTCTCCGAGAAACCTTTAGCATATGTCCGACCCAAGAGGAAGGAGCATGGCCTACAGAGGGTTGTGGAGGGGATTGTTGAAGGGCGTCGTGTACTAGTCGTAGACGATGTTGCTACCACGGGATCTAGCCTCGCATCGGCCGTGGAGTCTCTCAGGGAGGCTGGTGCTGAGCCAGTAGCAGCCATGGTTATTGTAGACCGTGAGCAGGGTGCTGTTGAGAGACTCGCAGATTACGGTGTTAAGCTCTACAGTCTCGCAACTCTACGTGAGATAATCCATGCAATGGTTGTCAAAGGATATCTTGACCCAGCTGAGGCCACGAGGCTTATAAACCTTCTATACGGTGAAAGCTTGTAG
- the pyrF gene encoding orotidine-5'-phosphate decarboxylase, with protein sequence MTLVAAIDRDPAEELVSKLCRVVAGFKLGIPLLLRYGAAYAHRLRKLCRDALWIADLKLADIGSTMVASVEPLLGAVDAFIAHAVVGVEGALDQLANTLEEHGTKLVLVVAMSHPGASSLYNKLVEDNIEVARRIRAWGVVAPATMPELVALVRSRLPEVKVFSPGVGAQGAKPGDALCAGADYEIVGRLITSSPDPLEVAKKVLAEQKKRLERCWKP encoded by the coding sequence TTGACGCTCGTAGCTGCAATAGACCGTGATCCAGCCGAGGAACTAGTTTCGAAGCTATGCAGGGTGGTTGCAGGCTTCAAGCTTGGCATTCCACTGCTGCTTAGGTATGGTGCAGCTTACGCGCATAGGCTGCGTAAACTCTGTAGAGACGCACTATGGATTGCTGATCTAAAGCTTGCAGACATAGGTAGCACCATGGTTGCTAGCGTGGAGCCTCTTCTCGGAGCCGTAGATGCCTTCATAGCGCATGCGGTGGTTGGGGTGGAGGGTGCACTTGACCAGCTGGCCAACACGCTGGAGGAACATGGAACTAAACTGGTGCTCGTAGTAGCTATGAGTCATCCAGGCGCCTCCAGCCTTTACAATAAGCTCGTAGAAGACAATATTGAGGTGGCGAGGAGGATCAGGGCGTGGGGCGTAGTTGCGCCAGCAACAATGCCGGAGCTCGTAGCGCTTGTGCGGAGTAGGCTGCCGGAAGTAAAGGTGTTCTCGCCAGGAGTTGGCGCGCAAGGAGCGAAGCCTGGCGACGCCCTTTGCGCAGGAGCTGATTACGAGATAGTTGGGAGACTAATTACGTCCTCGCCGGATCCTCTCGAAGTTGCTAAGAAGGTTCTGGCGGAGCAGAAAAAGAGACTTGAGAGGTGCTGGAAGCCGTGA
- a CDS encoding PLP-dependent cysteine synthase family protein yields MVLASKPSSREELLQAIERLSRIVGGTPTKCFTLGSYRFCVKLEYVNPAGSHKDRIALYMIKGAIESGAVDPGGCVAEVSSGNTATSVAWIAHLLGLRSVLFVEKTASAVKKKLIRMFGGEIVEVTTEGSGRERAREEIAQMGCFFLDQMANEMNHLAHYETTASELLSQVKHVDAFVMGVGTAGTVTGVGRRLKETLGNTLNVAVTPKGSALAGGRGEDHIEGLVSDFVPDIYSRYSRYVDRVVEVSSSEAIIGIAALLRATGLLAGPSTGAAFVAATRLVECGALDRGSTIVIVAADHLSRYPDIIAKIKPHSPQVDELLKAWQ; encoded by the coding sequence ATGGTTCTAGCCTCTAAACCCTCTAGCCGCGAAGAACTCCTCCAAGCCATAGAGAGGCTTTCGCGTATCGTAGGGGGTACTCCAACTAAATGCTTTACCCTGGGCTCATATAGGTTCTGTGTAAAGCTGGAATACGTAAACCCGGCAGGGAGCCACAAGGACCGCATAGCCCTTTACATGATTAAAGGTGCTATAGAGTCTGGCGCTGTGGACCCCGGGGGCTGTGTTGCCGAGGTTAGCAGCGGCAATACGGCAACATCGGTTGCGTGGATTGCACACCTCCTAGGCCTCCGCTCGGTGCTATTTGTCGAAAAGACGGCATCGGCGGTTAAGAAGAAGCTTATCAGAATGTTTGGCGGTGAAATAGTTGAGGTGACCACTGAGGGGAGTGGCCGCGAGAGGGCTAGAGAGGAGATAGCCCAGATGGGCTGCTTCTTCCTCGACCAGATGGCCAACGAGATGAACCATTTAGCTCACTACGAGACAACGGCGAGCGAGCTGCTCTCCCAGGTTAAGCATGTGGACGCATTCGTCATGGGCGTTGGCACAGCCGGCACAGTGACCGGCGTTGGCAGGAGACTTAAGGAGACCCTAGGCAATACACTAAACGTGGCCGTGACTCCGAAAGGCTCAGCACTCGCTGGAGGCCGAGGCGAAGACCATATAGAGGGCCTAGTGAGCGACTTCGTACCCGATATCTACTCCAGGTATAGCAGATACGTTGACCGCGTAGTAGAGGTTTCATCCTCCGAGGCTATAATCGGTATAGCCGCGCTACTACGCGCGACAGGTCTACTGGCAGGCCCGTCAACCGGTGCAGCATTTGTAGCAGCAACAAGGCTCGTAGAGTGTGGAGCACTAGACAGGGGCTCAACGATAGTCATAGTGGCTGCAGACCACCTATCAAGATACCCTGACATAATCGCGAAGATAAAACCGCACTCGCCGCAAGTAGACGAACTCCTTAAAGCTTGGCAGTAG
- a CDS encoding CTP synthase, with protein sequence MTKYIFVTGGVLSSVGKGITTASIGLLLKARGYNVTAIKIDPYINVDAGTMNPYMHGEVFVTEDGGETDLDLGHYERFLDTFLSKKNNITTGQIYLSVIERERRGDYLGQTVQVIPHITNEIKDRIRDVARETSADIVLVEIGGTVGDIEGLPFLEAVRQMRMEEGYNNTLFIHVALVPVLSTTGEQKTKPVQHSVQELRRIGIQPDAIIARSTRPLEEEARNKIALYANLPPSAVFSNPDVEVIYEVPLILEEQGLGNFIVERLGLEKRKPDLDAWREFVRRVKEASKPVRIAMVGKYTKLKDSYLSIIEALRHAGAALGVKPVLNWYESTLIERGKLNPRRPVEENDAVIVLPGFGARGAEGKIAVIREVIEAGKPFLGICFGMQLAVIAIARHLAGLEDANSTEIDPATPYPVVDLLESQRYLTKLGGTMRLGSYPIKLIRGTLVYNLYEGKEIVYERHRHRYEVNPKYLDKLVASGMEVSGYSLEGGRVEFIELRSHRFFVGSQPHPEFRSRPMKPAPLFLGLLRAATSQN encoded by the coding sequence ATGACAAAATACATCTTTGTCACGGGCGGAGTCCTCAGCAGCGTTGGCAAAGGTATAACTACAGCCTCTATAGGCCTCCTCCTCAAGGCGCGCGGCTACAACGTTACAGCGATAAAGATAGATCCATACATCAACGTTGACGCAGGCACTATGAACCCCTACATGCACGGCGAGGTCTTCGTAACCGAGGACGGTGGCGAGACAGACCTAGACCTAGGCCACTATGAGAGGTTCCTCGACACCTTCCTCTCCAAGAAGAACAACATCACGACAGGACAGATCTACCTATCAGTGATAGAGAGGGAGCGACGTGGCGACTACCTGGGACAAACAGTACAAGTAATCCCCCACATAACAAACGAGATTAAGGACAGGATAAGGGATGTTGCAAGAGAAACCTCAGCCGACATAGTGCTGGTCGAGATTGGTGGCACTGTAGGTGATATTGAGGGGCTACCATTCCTAGAGGCCGTGAGGCAGATGAGGATGGAGGAAGGCTACAATAATACACTATTCATACACGTGGCACTGGTCCCCGTTCTCTCGACGACGGGTGAGCAGAAGACCAAGCCTGTACAGCATAGTGTACAAGAGCTACGCCGCATAGGCATACAGCCAGACGCCATAATAGCCCGTAGTACACGCCCACTAGAGGAGGAGGCCCGAAACAAGATAGCTCTCTACGCAAACCTACCCCCAAGCGCAGTGTTCAGTAACCCAGACGTCGAGGTGATCTATGAGGTTCCACTAATCCTCGAGGAGCAGGGCCTCGGAAACTTTATCGTTGAGAGGCTCGGCCTTGAGAAGCGTAAGCCAGACCTAGACGCTTGGAGGGAGTTTGTTCGCCGCGTTAAGGAGGCCTCAAAACCGGTAAGGATAGCAATGGTTGGCAAGTACACCAAGCTCAAGGACAGCTACCTAAGCATCATAGAGGCGCTACGTCACGCCGGAGCAGCCCTCGGCGTTAAGCCGGTACTAAACTGGTACGAGTCAACACTCATTGAGAGGGGTAAACTGAACCCCCGCCGGCCAGTAGAGGAGAACGACGCAGTCATAGTGCTGCCGGGCTTTGGCGCAAGAGGAGCTGAGGGCAAGATAGCGGTCATACGCGAGGTCATAGAAGCTGGGAAACCATTCCTAGGCATATGCTTTGGCATGCAGCTAGCAGTCATCGCTATAGCTCGGCACCTGGCAGGCCTCGAGGACGCTAATAGCACAGAGATAGATCCAGCAACACCTTACCCCGTTGTAGACCTGCTTGAGAGTCAGCGTTACCTCACCAAGCTAGGAGGAACAATGAGGTTAGGCTCCTACCCGATAAAGCTGATAAGAGGCACGCTAGTCTACAACCTCTACGAGGGTAAGGAGATAGTATATGAGAGACATCGCCACCGCTACGAGGTAAACCCCAAGTACCTAGACAAGCTAGTAGCGTCGGGCATGGAGGTTTCAGGCTACAGCCTGGAAGGTGGAAGGGTCGAGTTCATAGAGCTGAGAAGCCACCGATTCTTCGTTGGGAGTCAGCCGCACCCAGAGTTCCGGAGCAGACCAATGAAGCCAGCACCGCTATTCTTAGGCCTACTAAGGGCAGCAACTAGCCAGAACTAG
- a CDS encoding CBS domain-containing protein — MGPYKLTMSQREVLEALIRLYDERRRLIKSKEIAELVNKDEGTVRNIILSLKSLGLVESKTGPTGGYMPTLKAYEIIRGIPVQLPVKLKKAGKELDIPVTTIEILDMLNPEGCRAILRVQGRIRGEINVGDKVEIGPTKIANVRIEGEVTHIDLATKQIGIKITRLISVPRIPVGEIASIGNIITIEPDATIKDAAKLMIERRVKGLPVIDSRGRLIGIITQTDIAKAVAEGRIDATVKEYMSFPVITIRSDEDIGDAIELMNLRDIGRLVVTDSEGKPIGIITRTDILKFIAGLR, encoded by the coding sequence GTGGGGCCTTACAAGCTAACAATGTCGCAGCGTGAGGTGCTCGAGGCACTCATAAGGCTCTACGATGAGCGTAGAAGACTCATTAAGAGTAAGGAGATAGCGGAGCTAGTAAACAAGGATGAGGGCACAGTACGCAACATCATCCTCAGCCTTAAGAGCCTAGGTCTAGTTGAATCTAAGACTGGGCCCACTGGCGGCTATATGCCGACCCTAAAGGCCTACGAGATTATCAGGGGTATACCTGTCCAGCTGCCGGTCAAACTGAAGAAGGCAGGTAAAGAGCTAGACATACCTGTTACCACCATAGAGATTCTAGATATGCTAAACCCGGAAGGCTGTAGGGCCATACTAAGGGTGCAGGGTAGGATTCGCGGCGAGATCAACGTTGGCGATAAGGTTGAAATTGGTCCAACAAAGATAGCTAATGTGCGCATAGAGGGTGAGGTGACGCACATAGATCTAGCAACAAAGCAAATAGGCATTAAGATTACAAGGCTTATAAGCGTGCCAAGAATTCCTGTCGGCGAAATTGCATCAATAGGCAATATTATAACCATAGAACCGGATGCAACGATAAAGGATGCTGCAAAGCTCATGATAGAGAGGAGGGTTAAAGGACTACCAGTAATAGATAGCCGTGGACGCCTCATTGGCATCATAACTCAAACTGACATTGCAAAAGCTGTTGCCGAAGGCCGTATCGATGCAACTGTGAAGGAATATATGTCATTCCCAGTTATAACCATAAGAAGCGACGAGGACATAGGCGATGCAATAGAACTCATGAACCTGCGTGACATTGGTAGGCTCGTTGTCACGGACTCTGAGGGCAAGCCAATAGGAATAATAACTAGGACAGATATCCTCAAGTTTATAGCTGGATTACGATAG